One Lactobacillus sp. ESL0785 DNA window includes the following coding sequences:
- the radA gene encoding DNA repair protein RadA, protein MAKIKTKYKCRSCGYISASYLGRCPNCGAWNQFEKETEQVAARSSKASPSRLIKKTGVNEPVKLNSVKAEKEERIQTDSAELNRVLGGGIVPGSLVLIGGDPGIGKSTLMLQIMSNLAKDYKVLYVSGEESANQIKLRANRLGLGASNMLLFPETDMEDIRTQINEVQPDFVVIDSIQTMNEPSLDSMTGSASQVREVTSELMKIAKMDAITVFVIGHVTKEGTIAGPKILEHMVDTVLYFEGDEHHAYRILHSVKNRFGAANEIGMFEMVNEGLQEVTNPSAIFLDERLPKSTGSAVVVSLEGTRPLLAEIQALVTPTAFGYAKRTTSGIDYNRAALLLAVLEKRGNLMLQNQDVYLTATGGIRLNEPAVDLAVVMAIASSYKNQEILPTDCFVGEVGLTGEVRRVNKIEVRIKEAAKVGFKRIFIPRHNMQASLKNLGIEVIPVASIPQALKLVLG, encoded by the coding sequence ATGGCAAAAATTAAGACTAAGTATAAATGTCGCTCATGTGGCTATATTTCGGCTAGTTACTTGGGTCGCTGTCCCAATTGTGGTGCTTGGAACCAATTTGAAAAAGAAACTGAGCAAGTGGCGGCACGATCAAGCAAAGCGAGTCCTAGCAGGTTAATTAAGAAAACTGGTGTTAATGAACCAGTTAAGTTGAATAGTGTTAAGGCAGAAAAGGAGGAACGAATTCAGACTGATTCTGCGGAATTAAATCGTGTGCTTGGCGGCGGAATTGTTCCCGGGTCACTGGTATTAATTGGGGGCGATCCGGGGATTGGTAAATCGACCTTGATGTTGCAAATTATGAGTAATCTGGCTAAAGATTACAAGGTGCTATACGTTTCAGGAGAAGAATCGGCTAATCAGATTAAATTGCGTGCTAATCGGCTGGGGTTAGGAGCAAGTAACATGTTGCTTTTTCCTGAAACTGATATGGAAGATATTCGTACGCAAATTAATGAAGTACAGCCCGATTTTGTCGTAATTGATTCAATTCAAACGATGAATGAACCAAGTTTAGATTCCATGACCGGTTCGGCTTCGCAGGTGCGCGAAGTTACTAGTGAATTAATGAAAATCGCGAAGATGGATGCGATTACGGTCTTTGTCATTGGTCATGTGACTAAGGAGGGGACGATTGCTGGCCCTAAAATTTTAGAGCATATGGTGGATACGGTACTTTATTTTGAAGGTGATGAGCATCATGCTTATCGAATTCTGCATTCTGTCAAAAACCGGTTCGGTGCAGCCAATGAAATTGGAATGTTCGAAATGGTTAATGAAGGTTTACAGGAAGTGACTAATCCATCAGCGATTTTTTTAGATGAACGATTACCTAAGTCAACGGGTTCAGCAGTAGTTGTTTCACTTGAAGGAACAAGACCGTTATTAGCAGAAATTCAAGCGCTAGTAACTCCAACGGCATTTGGTTATGCTAAAAGGACAACTTCTGGGATTGATTACAACCGCGCTGCTTTGTTACTTGCAGTTTTGGAAAAGCGTGGCAATTTAATGCTGCAAAACCAAGATGTCTATTTGACAGCAACTGGTGGTATTCGGTTGAATGAGCCGGCAGTTGACTTGGCAGTAGTGATGGCAATTGCATCAAGCTATAAAAATCAAGAAATTTTGCCAACAGATTGTTTTGTTGGTGAAGTTGGTTTAACTGGCGAGGTGCGCCGTGTCAATAAGATTGAGGTACGCATTAAGGAAGCAGCTAAAGTCGGCTTTAAGCGGATTTTTATTCCGCGGCATAATATGCAGGCTAGTTTAAAAAATTTAGGGATTGAAGTAATTCCGGTTGCAAGTATTCCTCAGGCTTTAAAATTGGTTTTGGGCTAG
- a CDS encoding dUTP diphosphatase, with amino-acid sequence MNKTRGFEIVSSYENKNINLPRRQTIASAGYDIEAAKDMIIPSIWRLNFVRIFRLIRNGHHLYELDYQLADQILQPLLIPTGIKAYMPNDEVLLLANRSSNTFKRNLSLPNGIGVIDSDYYNNPNNEGEIFMQVINYGVRPLQIHKGDRIGQGIFVRYLKTDNDLPVGRQRTNGFGSTNEKGI; translated from the coding sequence ATGAATAAAACACGGGGTTTTGAGATTGTATCGAGTTATGAAAATAAAAATATTAATTTGCCGCGGCGGCAAACGATTGCCAGCGCTGGCTATGATATAGAAGCAGCTAAGGATATGATTATTCCAAGTATTTGGCGGCTAAATTTTGTCCGGATTTTTCGCTTAATTAGAAATGGTCATCACTTGTATGAACTTGATTACCAACTAGCAGATCAGATTTTGCAGCCATTATTAATTCCAACGGGAATTAAAGCCTACATGCCTAATGATGAGGTATTGTTATTGGCTAACCGATCATCTAATACTTTTAAGCGTAATTTGAGTCTGCCGAATGGCATCGGAGTAATTGACTCTGATTATTACAATAATCCCAATAACGAGGGCGAAATTTTTATGCAGGTCATTAATTATGGTGTGCGGCCGCTGCAAATTCACAAAGGTGATCGGATTGGACAGGGAATTTTTGTGCGATACTTAAAGACGGACAATGATTTGCCTGTTGGGCGGCAACGCACTAATGGTTTTGGCTCAACCAATGAGAAAGGAATTTAA
- the pepC gene encoding aminopeptidase C has protein sequence MTKEITTDAINNYTQDLAKHAGINIASHAAQENGIYKASQNTQTKIDLDPTFSIEIDTGKPADQKQSGRCWMFSALNTMRHPLQKEYKVKDFELSQNFTNFWDKFEKSNWFFENVIATAEQPLGDRKVAFLFATPQQDGGQWDMLCGLIQKYGIVPKTVYPETANATNSSALNDTLNTLLRKDGLELRELVNDGKSNADVENRKNEMLNDVFRILAVSLGVPPTKFDFEYKDDDGNYHRDAAITPKEFFDKYVGMNLEDHVSTINSPTSDKPYHKVFSVEYLGNVVGGRQVRHLNLKIAEMKELIIKQLKAGEVVWFGSNVGKDSERQLGLLDTNIYKRDELFDVDFSMSKADMLDSGESMMDHAMVITGVDLVNGKPTKWKIENSWGVKPGFKGYFVMSDSWFDSFVYQAVINKKFLPDDLKKAFDEGSKKPIQLLPWDPMGALAFK, from the coding sequence ATGACAAAAGAAATCACAACCGATGCTATTAATAACTATACCCAAGACCTTGCTAAGCATGCTGGTATCAACATTGCCAGTCATGCTGCACAAGAAAATGGCATTTACAAGGCTAGTCAAAATACCCAAACTAAAATTGACCTCGACCCAACTTTCTCAATTGAAATTGACACAGGTAAGCCAGCTGATCAAAAGCAATCAGGTCGCTGCTGGATGTTCTCAGCTTTGAATACCATGCGCCACCCACTTCAAAAGGAATATAAGGTCAAGGACTTTGAATTATCCCAAAACTTTACTAATTTCTGGGATAAGTTCGAAAAATCTAACTGGTTCTTCGAAAACGTTATTGCCACAGCTGAACAGCCACTGGGCGATCGCAAAGTGGCATTCTTATTTGCTACCCCACAACAAGACGGTGGTCAATGGGACATGCTTTGCGGCCTTATCCAAAAGTACGGTATCGTGCCTAAGACAGTTTATCCAGAAACTGCCAATGCTACAAATTCAAGTGCATTAAACGACACCCTAAATACTTTATTGCGTAAAGACGGATTAGAATTACGCGAACTAGTTAATGACGGTAAATCAAACGCTGACGTTGAAAACCGCAAAAATGAAATGTTAAACGATGTTTTCCGCATTTTAGCTGTTTCACTCGGTGTGCCACCTACCAAGTTTGACTTTGAATATAAAGACGATGATGGTAATTATCACCGTGATGCTGCTATTACACCAAAGGAATTCTTTGACAAATATGTCGGCATGAACCTCGAAGACCATGTTTCAACTATTAATTCACCAACCAGTGATAAACCATACCACAAGGTTTTCTCCGTTGAATACCTTGGCAATGTTGTCGGTGGTCGCCAAGTCCGTCACCTGAACTTGAAGATTGCGGAAATGAAAGAATTAATCATTAAACAATTAAAGGCGGGCGAAGTTGTCTGGTTTGGCTCCAATGTTGGTAAGGATTCTGAACGGCAACTCGGCTTGTTGGACACCAATATTTACAAGCGTGACGAATTGTTTGATGTTGATTTTTCAATGTCCAAAGCCGACATGCTTGATTCTGGTGAAAGCATGATGGATCACGCCATGGTCATTACTGGTGTTGACCTTGTAAATGGTAAGCCAACCAAGTGGAAGATTGAAAATTCATGGGGAGTTAAACCTGGTTTTAAAGGTTACTTCGTTATGAGCGATTCTTGGTTTGATTCTTTTGTTTACCAAGCTGTTATCAACAAGAAGTTTTTACCTGATGACCTTAAAAAGGCTTTTGATGAAGGTAGCAAGAAACCAATTCAATTATTGCCTTGGGATCCAATGGGGGCTTTAGCTTTTAAATAA
- a CDS encoding Type 1 glutamine amidotransferase-like domain-containing protein has product MVKLFLVSMLNNVCDLLPKFAGDLHGKRVAYIPTASNVERGHQTMVRSETKLLVNRLGMQVNVLDVATASTAAIKAGLQAADVIYISGGNTFYLLQELRRTGADQLLVNEVNAGKLYIGESAGAAIAAPDIGYLSLMDSTKKAPDLPNYHALKLVDFYVLPHYLSFPFKRKSQQIFAKYSTKLPLKTISNHGVVMVNNDIVTITEK; this is encoded by the coding sequence ATGGTGAAATTATTTTTGGTATCAATGCTAAACAATGTTTGTGATTTGTTACCTAAATTTGCCGGCGATCTACATGGTAAGAGAGTCGCATATATTCCAACAGCGAGCAATGTTGAAAGAGGGCATCAGACAATGGTGCGTTCAGAAACTAAATTGTTAGTAAATCGTTTAGGCATGCAAGTTAATGTTTTAGACGTGGCGACTGCTTCTACTGCGGCAATAAAGGCTGGTTTACAGGCTGCAGATGTGATTTATATTTCTGGTGGGAATACCTTTTACTTGTTGCAGGAATTAAGAAGAACAGGTGCGGACCAGCTGCTTGTTAATGAAGTTAATGCAGGCAAACTATATATTGGTGAATCAGCTGGCGCAGCCATTGCAGCCCCAGATATTGGCTATCTTAGTTTAATGGACAGTACCAAGAAGGCCCCCGATTTACCGAATTATCATGCCCTGAAGTTAGTTGATTTTTATGTTTTACCACATTATTTAAGTTTTCCATTTAAGCGCAAGTCGCAACAAATTTTTGCAAAGTATTCTACCAAACTGCCATTGAAGACAATTAGTAATCATGGGGTAGTGATGGTTAATAACGATATAGTTACAATTACTGAAAAATAA
- the galT gene encoding UDP-glucose--hexose-1-phosphate uridylyltransferase, whose protein sequence is MTQTNLVEQFVTQVIAASDDTELDRIYLTNQVLALVGDEARSAVTTSTVLIDLKDELVAAAVKNGNCGPTLNEQDILGAQLMNLLVPCPSIVNRQFWQTYQEKPEEAIADFYQLSKTSDYIKTRAIAKNIYFVTPSNYGDLEITINLSKPEKDPRAIAAAKKVKATGYPLCQLCMENEGYLGRNNYPARSNHRIIRFKIGDEKWGFQYSPYAYFNEHCIFLSSKHEGMKISEKTFIRLLNIIEQFPGYFAGSNADLPIVGGSILTHEHYQGGRHNFAMMKAKVITKLNFAGFADVEAGIVKWPMSVIRLRSQNKKQLVALANKILQAWRQYSDEEVGVRAFTNNTPHHTITPIACTHGDQLELNLVLRDNQTSSKYPDGIFHPHQDVQHIKKENIGLIEVMGLAILPPRLEPELQEVRKFLLDEENNIATMHLPWAEQIAAQNKITAANVDAILQLELGKVFARVLADAGVFKQTQVGHEAFMRFAESVGLN, encoded by the coding sequence ATGACACAAACAAATTTAGTTGAGCAATTTGTTACACAAGTAATTGCTGCAAGTGATGATACAGAACTGGATCGGATTTATTTAACTAATCAAGTATTGGCATTAGTAGGAGATGAGGCACGTTCTGCGGTAACAACGAGTACGGTCTTAATTGACTTAAAGGATGAATTGGTTGCTGCTGCTGTTAAAAATGGTAATTGTGGACCTACTCTCAATGAGCAAGATATTTTAGGTGCGCAATTGATGAATTTACTGGTGCCATGTCCCAGTATTGTTAATCGACAATTTTGGCAGACATATCAAGAAAAGCCAGAAGAAGCAATTGCTGATTTTTATCAGTTAAGTAAGACTAGTGATTATATTAAGACAAGGGCAATTGCCAAAAACATTTATTTTGTCACACCCAGTAACTACGGTGATTTAGAAATTACAATTAATTTGTCTAAGCCGGAAAAGGATCCGCGGGCAATTGCGGCAGCTAAGAAAGTAAAAGCAACTGGATATCCTTTGTGTCAATTGTGTATGGAAAATGAGGGCTATTTGGGACGTAATAATTATCCTGCCCGCAGTAACCATCGGATTATTCGATTTAAGATTGGCGATGAGAAGTGGGGCTTTCAATATTCACCTTATGCGTATTTTAATGAGCATTGCATTTTTCTTTCTTCTAAGCACGAGGGAATGAAAATCTCGGAAAAAACATTTATTCGGCTACTGAATATTATTGAACAATTTCCGGGATATTTTGCTGGTAGTAATGCTGATCTGCCAATCGTTGGTGGGTCGATACTTACACATGAGCATTACCAAGGTGGGCGTCATAATTTTGCAATGATGAAGGCCAAGGTAATAACAAAACTTAATTTTGCCGGCTTTGCTGATGTAGAAGCTGGAATTGTAAAGTGGCCCATGTCGGTAATTCGTTTACGCAGCCAAAACAAAAAACAATTAGTTGCTCTGGCAAATAAAATTTTGCAGGCGTGGCGACAGTATAGTGACGAGGAAGTTGGGGTGCGAGCCTTTACGAATAATACGCCACACCATACAATTACGCCAATTGCCTGCACGCATGGTGACCAGTTGGAGCTCAACTTAGTATTACGCGATAACCAAACCTCAAGTAAATATCCTGACGGTATTTTTCATCCTCATCAAGATGTTCAGCACATTAAGAAGGAAAATATTGGCCTCATTGAAGTGATGGGATTGGCGATTTTGCCGCCGCGGCTTGAGCCAGAGTTGCAAGAAGTGCGTAAGTTTCTGCTGGACGAAGAGAATAATATTGCGACGATGCATTTACCATGGGCTGAGCAGATTGCGGCACAAAATAAGATTACAGCAGCCAATGTTGATGCAATCTTGCAATTAGAGTTAGGCAAAGTTTTTGCTAGGGTGCTTGCTGACGCGGGTGTCTTTAAACAGACTCAAGTTGGCCACGAGGCTTTTATGCGTTTTGCTGAGAGTGTTGGTTTGAATTGA
- a CDS encoding galactokinase — MKKEELKAKFTKIYHEDPSGYYFSPGRINLIGEHTDYNGGHVFPCAITLGIYGAVSSRNDQKFRFYSSNFAKLGIIEVGLADLQFVKSDSWTNYAKGMLYFLLAKNAQISHGLNIYIDGNIPDGAGLSSSAALEMLIGVILNDQFKLNFSALDLVKMGVATENNFIGVNSGIMDQFAVAMSKKDQAILLDTNTLAYNMVPLNLQDNVIVIMNTNKRRELADSKYNERRSECEHALRNLQKELKINSLGELDSRTLDQYSSLLSSETLLKRARHAVWENERTLLAEQALQKSDLAQFGRLINASHVSLQNDYQVTGKELDTLVHAAWQQTGVLGARMTGAGFGGCAIALVNKKHVAAFEQNVGAKYERVIGYKPSFYLAETSDGAKVLN; from the coding sequence ATGAAAAAAGAAGAATTAAAAGCAAAGTTTACAAAAATATATCATGAAGATCCTAGTGGGTATTATTTTTCACCAGGTAGAATTAATTTGATTGGCGAGCACACTGACTATAATGGCGGTCATGTGTTTCCGTGTGCAATTACTTTGGGAATTTATGGTGCTGTTAGTTCCCGTAATGATCAAAAGTTTCGTTTTTACTCTAGTAATTTTGCAAAATTAGGGATAATTGAAGTTGGACTTGCTGACTTACAGTTTGTTAAGTCAGATTCATGGACTAATTATGCTAAGGGAATGCTGTACTTTTTACTGGCTAAAAATGCCCAAATTTCACATGGCTTAAATATTTATATTGATGGCAATATTCCTGATGGTGCGGGACTATCCTCATCAGCCGCTCTAGAAATGTTAATTGGTGTGATATTGAACGATCAGTTTAAACTTAATTTTAGTGCGCTTGATCTTGTTAAGATGGGTGTAGCAACTGAAAATAACTTTATTGGTGTAAATTCCGGAATTATGGACCAATTTGCAGTGGCGATGAGTAAGAAAGATCAGGCAATTTTGCTTGATACTAATACTTTGGCATACAATATGGTGCCACTTAATCTTCAAGATAATGTAATTGTCATTATGAACACTAATAAGCGTCGTGAACTAGCCGATTCCAAATATAATGAGCGCCGAAGTGAGTGCGAGCATGCACTCCGCAATTTACAAAAAGAATTAAAGATTAATTCTTTGGGTGAACTTGACAGTAGAACTTTGGATCAGTATAGCTCACTCTTATCTTCGGAAACGCTTCTTAAGAGAGCGCGTCATGCTGTTTGGGAAAATGAGCGGACATTGCTCGCCGAGCAAGCTTTGCAAAAAAGTGATCTGGCACAGTTTGGTCGGTTAATTAATGCTTCACACGTGTCTTTACAAAATGATTATCAGGTTACAGGCAAAGAATTGGATACTTTGGTTCATGCGGCATGGCAGCAGACAGGAGTCTTAGGTGCAAGAATGACAGGAGCTGGTTTTGGCGGTTGTGCAATCGCACTTGTTAATAAGAAACATGTAGCAGCTTTTGAGCAAAATGTTGGTGCTAAGTATGAGCGAGTAATTGGTTATAAGCCGTCATTTTATCTTGCGGAAACATCCGATGGTGCTAAGGTCTTAAACTAA
- a CDS encoding DUF4097 family beta strand repeat-containing protein yields the protein MKKNKKVIITLVICLIVVLIGGITYVGYQASNSSAVNNQPTKTRIVYPQKFTKVKVDVDVADVSIQQGNKYQVKIIDNRKNRINVQVKNDELVVSQHEQSHNHLFGIGKITINGKQLIAKYRIEITVPRKNSLTKIAAQTSTSDFELNNLQLQKLAVDSDTGDIDLKKIKSESNNLSTDTGDIEIAASQIANVASDADTGDVDISTSRLLGNNSFSLDTGDFTLDNANKKMTYHLSVDTGDIEYFGKDIDDHLTKKAAHSKTVLKVKSSTGDITIE from the coding sequence ATGAAGAAAAATAAAAAAGTAATAATTACATTAGTAATTTGCTTAATTGTGGTACTGATAGGAGGCATTACTTATGTTGGGTATCAAGCAAGTAATTCAAGTGCCGTAAATAATCAGCCAACAAAAACCAGAATAGTTTATCCGCAAAAATTCACTAAAGTCAAAGTAGATGTTGATGTAGCTGATGTGAGTATTCAGCAAGGTAATAAATATCAAGTCAAGATTATTGATAATCGGAAAAACAGGATTAATGTGCAGGTTAAGAATGATGAATTAGTGGTTAGCCAGCACGAACAGTCACACAACCATTTATTTGGCATTGGCAAGATAACGATTAATGGGAAACAGCTCATCGCTAAATATCGGATTGAAATAACAGTTCCACGCAAAAATTCACTTACTAAAATTGCTGCGCAAACAAGTACAAGTGACTTTGAGTTAAATAATTTACAGTTGCAAAAGTTAGCTGTTGATTCTGATACTGGTGATATTGACCTTAAAAAGATAAAGTCAGAAAGCAACAATTTGTCGACTGATACTGGGGATATTGAGATTGCTGCTAGTCAGATTGCTAATGTTGCTAGCGATGCTGATACTGGGGATGTGGATATTTCTACATCGCGTTTATTAGGTAATAATTCATTTTCATTAGATACCGGGGATTTTACTTTGGATAATGCTAACAAAAAGATGACGTATCATTTGTCAGTTGACACTGGCGATATTGAGTATTTTGGTAAGGATATTGATGATCATCTTACTAAAAAAGCTGCTCACAGTAAGACAGTACTTAAAGTTAAGTCCTCAACTGGTGATATTACGATTGAGTAA
- a CDS encoding AAA family ATPase, producing the protein MRKIFLLRGAPGSGKSSFIARHHLQPYTISRDQIRLLLANLTYYYEEETDYLHQVIPRYANEQTERLVDYLVEEKMKRGETVIVDSTHVVSESIEHYKLWVDRYRYELFVVDLMYHKNLHNLLNRNEVRRQYDWVKPDVVREMYLTYKDNWRVPEWAHVINPSQMAKALSQKESNLDHFAHVIAIPDQVKEEDFPHVHISNFYFSFNNRFTEKYGTYRNVITIGKTEEEIVDKFYLPYFVFKFHHKHFLISAYPIRNELLDPIKKVKGIWTYSTGLVNLADFVMKVPQSRPQHVHQFNLSKLQADRLLHIW; encoded by the coding sequence ATGCGTAAAATATTTTTGTTACGAGGCGCACCCGGCTCCGGTAAATCTTCATTTATTGCTCGTCATCACTTACAACCATACACGATTAGTCGTGATCAGATTAGATTATTATTGGCGAACTTAACCTATTATTATGAAGAAGAAACCGATTATTTGCATCAAGTGATTCCACGTTATGCAAATGAGCAGACAGAGCGGCTAGTTGATTACCTTGTTGAAGAAAAAATGAAACGCGGTGAAACTGTAATTGTTGACAGTACTCATGTTGTTTCAGAAAGTATAGAACATTATAAGTTGTGGGTTGATCGTTATCGCTACGAATTATTCGTTGTAGATCTGATGTACCATAAGAATTTGCATAATTTGCTAAATCGTAATGAAGTGCGGCGCCAGTATGATTGGGTTAAGCCTGATGTTGTGCGAGAAATGTATTTAACTTATAAGGATAATTGGCGCGTGCCTGAATGGGCGCATGTGATTAATCCCAGTCAAATGGCAAAAGCATTATCGCAAAAGGAAAGCAATTTAGATCATTTTGCGCACGTGATTGCGATTCCTGATCAAGTTAAGGAGGAAGATTTTCCTCATGTGCATATTTCGAATTTTTATTTTTCTTTTAATAATCGATTTACAGAAAAGTATGGCACTTATCGTAATGTGATCACGATTGGTAAGACAGAAGAGGAGATCGTTGATAAATTTTATTTACCATATTTTGTGTTTAAGTTTCACCATAAGCATTTCTTAATTTCGGCTTATCCGATTAGAAACGAATTGCTAGATCCGATTAAAAAAGTTAAAGGTATTTGGACATATTCAACCGGATTAGTTAATTTGGCGGACTTTGTTATGAAAGTACCACAAAGTAGACCACAACATGTACATCAATTTAATTTGAGTAAATTGCAAGCTGATCGATTGCTTCATATTTGGTAA
- a CDS encoding 2,3-diphosphoglycerate-dependent phosphoglycerate mutase — MVKLVLVRHGESTANSANVYTGWNDVPLTEKGQQQARHAGELIKCISDFYPTHIHTSVLSRAIVTANIIADVGHFLAVPITKTWRLNERHYGKLRGINKDLSRQIFGKEQVLEWRRGFYSVPPEGKPVNDRRYASFDLHCLPLAESLFQTQQRLLPYYHNEVASRLIKGEDQLIVAHGSSLRALIKKLEQINNHDIVKLEVPNAEPIIYTFDQQLRISNKKILR; from the coding sequence ATGGTCAAGCTAGTATTAGTTAGACACGGTGAAAGTACAGCTAACTCAGCAAATGTTTATACGGGATGGAATGATGTCCCGCTAACAGAAAAAGGCCAGCAGCAGGCACGTCATGCTGGTGAATTGATTAAGTGCATCTCAGATTTTTATCCCACACATATTCATACATCAGTTCTGTCAAGAGCAATTGTCACAGCTAATATTATCGCTGATGTAGGCCATTTTTTAGCGGTTCCGATTACCAAAACTTGGCGGCTAAATGAGCGTCATTATGGTAAACTGCGGGGAATTAATAAGGATTTGTCCCGACAAATTTTTGGTAAAGAGCAGGTTCTTGAATGGCGGCGAGGTTTTTATTCGGTGCCACCAGAGGGAAAGCCGGTTAATGATCGACGATATGCTAGTTTTGATTTACACTGCTTGCCGCTTGCTGAAAGCCTGTTTCAGACGCAGCAGCGACTACTCCCTTATTATCATAATGAAGTTGCTAGTAGGCTGATTAAGGGCGAAGATCAACTAATCGTTGCTCATGGTTCAAGCTTGCGGGCTTTAATTAAAAAGCTAGAACAAATTAATAATCATGATATTGTAAAATTAGAGGTTCCCAATGCAGAACCGATTATTTATACGTTTGATCAACAGCTACGGATTAGTAATAAAAAAATTTTGCGTTAA
- a CDS encoding cation diffusion facilitator family transporter: MKDRTTKRYFYVTLLNIGITIAEFVGGFVSGSLALLSDAVHNLSDVGAIIISFVAHLISQRSRNRYKTFGYERAETLAAFANGLILILISLALFVEAIERFWQPSQVKGGIMLVVAVIGLAANFISMLAMQRDAHNNLNVRSTFIHMLSDALSSIAVVIGAVLIYFWQITWVDPLMTILVSVFVLREAYQITKKAANILMESNPDIDLDQVNQIVLSFPAIKNIHHVHLWRYSDDYIMLDAHVNVDARLTAGEFEQLTQQIGQKLQQLGINHINFQAECERGKNDDMIVPGHDHEN; the protein is encoded by the coding sequence ATGAAAGATCGCACGACTAAGCGTTATTTTTATGTGACGCTATTAAATATTGGTATTACAATCGCTGAATTCGTTGGTGGCTTTGTATCTGGGTCGCTGGCATTGTTATCAGATGCTGTGCATAATTTGAGTGATGTGGGGGCAATTATTATTTCGTTTGTAGCTCACTTAATCAGTCAACGCAGCCGCAATCGGTATAAAACTTTTGGTTATGAGCGTGCAGAAACATTAGCGGCTTTTGCTAATGGCTTGATTTTAATTTTGATTAGTTTGGCATTATTTGTTGAAGCAATTGAGCGTTTTTGGCAGCCTAGTCAAGTTAAAGGTGGAATTATGTTGGTTGTAGCTGTTATCGGTCTAGCAGCTAACTTTATTTCGATGTTGGCGATGCAGAGGGATGCCCATAATAATTTAAATGTACGGTCAACTTTTATACATATGCTTAGCGATGCTTTATCAAGCATTGCAGTTGTGATTGGGGCAGTGCTAATTTATTTTTGGCAGATAACTTGGGTAGATCCGTTGATGACGATACTTGTTTCTGTCTTTGTTTTGCGTGAAGCATACCAAATCACGAAAAAAGCAGCTAATATTTTAATGGAATCTAATCCAGATATTGATTTGGATCAAGTTAATCAAATTGTCCTGTCTTTTCCAGCTATCAAAAATATTCATCATGTTCATTTATGGCGTTATAGTGACGACTATATTATGCTTGATGCTCATGTCAATGTTGATGCGCGACTTACTGCCGGAGAGTTTGAACAATTAACACAGCAGATTGGTCAAAAATTGCAGCAATTAGGGATAAATCATATTAATTTTCAAGCTGAATGTGAACGCGGCAAAAATGATGATATGATTGTACCGGGACATGATCATGAAAATTAG
- a CDS encoding histidine phosphatase family protein: MSTEVYLVRHGETMFNQLNKVQGWCDSPLTIKGINDLKRTAQALRQVHFDNMYSSDLKRAIDTVHLMKDANQVSEIGKIKKLPEFREVFFGSFEGDDVEDTWEQVALAAGIGHENNVSKIINQVGIYEFREATKKADPRHLAENKDELDARMVRAVKVLATLTKHENRVLLVSHGDFIKTLGIKYWNQSDGLHDIIFPDNGSVTRGILHDNGKFEIVDYNVSAEKM, translated from the coding sequence TTGAGTACAGAAGTTTATTTGGTTCGTCACGGTGAGACGATGTTTAACCAGCTGAATAAGGTTCAGGGCTGGTGCGACTCGCCGCTAACTATTAAGGGAATCAATGATTTAAAAAGAACAGCACAAGCTCTAAGACAGGTGCACTTTGATAATATGTATTCCTCTGATTTAAAGCGAGCAATTGATACTGTCCACTTGATGAAGGACGCTAATCAAGTGTCAGAAATTGGTAAAATTAAAAAGTTGCCAGAGTTTCGGGAAGTCTTTTTTGGTTCTTTTGAAGGTGATGATGTTGAAGATACTTGGGAACAGGTTGCTCTAGCAGCTGGTATCGGTCATGAAAACAATGTCAGTAAAATTATCAACCAAGTTGGAATTTATGAGTTTCGGGAAGCGACTAAGAAGGCCGATCCACGCCATTTAGCTGAAAATAAGGATGAATTAGACGCACGGATGGTGCGTGCGGTTAAAGTTTTAGCCACGTTGACTAAACATGAAAACCGTGTTCTTCTAGTGTCACATGGTGATTTTATTAAGACACTAGGAATTAAATATTGGAATCAAAGCGATGGCTTGCACGATATCATTTTTCCAGATAACGGTAGTGTTACTCGTGGTATTCTTCATGATAACGGAAAGTTTGAAATTGTTGATTATAATGTTAGTGCAGAAAAGATGTAG